Below is a window of Xiphophorus maculatus strain JP 163 A chromosome 19, X_maculatus-5.0-male, whole genome shotgun sequence DNA.
actttaacaaaataaaacaagttttttttgaATGGTTAATGTAACTTTGCAAGTTATTTAAACTCGGAGTATGAAGTTCATACAACTAGTAGTCATTAGTTAGACAAATGGTATAACTTAATTATTTGAGTTCAAATAGAATATGATTGTAAATTTACTTGACAAGAGTACTCAATTTTTTGAGAATGAATAATGTTCTATAGTTAGTCATTTTAACTTATGGTATCATATTTAATCAATGAATTATCAGCAATTGGTCTAGTTTTCTAGCTTGCCATCCtaagttggaaaaaaacattatttcaagtTGTGTTAACTTGTGTTTTTAAGGCAGCTGTTGAACTCAAGTTTTTAAGTTTAACCACcctaattatttttacagtgtagatcACAATACAGGTGGATAGTTTCGATATTGATTCGTCTTGGTCTCTGTGACGGCCACTCTCATACCTTTCAtacactttcatttaaaactcaACTCAATGATCAAAACACTTTCCAGTGTGATGCACTTCCACTGTTTTCTACAAGAGGTCAGGCTCAGACTGTCAGACTGATGTCTGGACAGACCTTTGTGGTGTCCACATAATGTTAGGTATTTCTAATTTCACTGTACCAACTATTGAAAAAGGCCTCTCTCATACCTTTCATGCACTTTCATTTAAGACTCAACTCAATTAATTAAACACTTTGCAGTGTGATGCGCTTCCACTGAtttccactagagggcagccTCAGACTCTGTCAGGCTGATGTCCAAACAGACCTTTATTGTGTCCACATCATGTTAGGTATTTCTAATTTCTATGCACCAACTATtgacaaagaaacattttccatttactttagataacagaatgaaaacaaacagcaagtACGTCGTTTCAAGAACATCAAGTGTAGTGAAAGAGTCGCCATTTTAAGCAGATGAAGGTTTATCACTACACTATTGAGATCAAGCAAAAACCAAACTGAGTTATTTCCTTTATAGCCTCACAGTAGCTATGCTTCATCTGAGTAACCTCTGAATTACTGCTAAGCAGtaactttttatgtgtaaaactCTACAACACTACAAAGATTCAACAAACATCTTCATTAGGGAACCATCTGATAAAGATGAGGGCTGATGAAGGTCAACAGCAGCAGGACTTTCAGCTTTGTGGTCACATTCCTCCCATTCAGTCTGATCAGTAAACTCTGGGTCGGGTCAGAACTTTGATGAGCTGGACCAGTGGTGTCAGATCAGGTGTTCTCTGAAACCTGTGTGCTGACTAATAAAACCTCAGAAATGACAGAAGGTGACGTTACATTTTATATGTAACATTTTAGGAGCAGCTAAAGGAGCTTAAGGCCACATGTTGAACTGAAATATAATGtgctgcattgttttattttatttatgttgagtTGTTCTGATTAGATTGAGGTCACAGATGGACCAGGTAGTCCAAGAAGTGGTTCTGAACCTCAGGTTTTGTTTATACCATATAGTTTTGAAGCGTGCTGGaccagaaacagattttatctctactttaatttgctttaataaataaagaatgttATCAATATCATCGCTGACAATCTCCCTAAAGAGCAAGTTCTCCTAATATCTTACAGGACACAACAGACTTAGACTTAGATTTCAGGAAattgatttttcacaaaatgtgaaactgtaACATAAAGTTCTACAATtgaaagtttggaaaaaaaaaggtactgTAACATTTACTGCTAGACACTGAAACCAACAGTTTTTTATTGTAACATGTCAGTGTGATACAAACACAGCGTCTTTGGACAATCTCTAAACCATCATCTGTGAGGTAAAGATTGAAAatcttttgcaaattttttggaagaaaaaacataGAAGACAGTGACTTCTCTTTATGTTTAATATgaaactttatgttttggttttccaGGAAATGTGAAGTGGAGATATCACATAATATCTGGTCTCTGTGTGATTATGATCTGATTCTGGTAGCTCCTCCTTTAACTCTGAGCCGGTCCAACCGAGCTGCGCTGCCATCTGGAGCTCAGTATTTGCCAAAGAAGCAGAGAGTTTCCTCTCAGATTTAGGAGCTGTCAGTTTTTACCAGTCTGCTGCAAAATAACTCAATAAATGATCTGATGTCACACATTTTAATCTTTAGAGCTCAGATCACAAACATTCTCCCACTCTTCTACCTCCATTTTGGTCTGATTCCTGCACACAATCAGTATCTTCAGGAAGTACTTTGTATCTAAGCATTTCTGTCATGCAGCTTTTTACTGTTAGTGTAAATTGattgttttgaatttgtttttccttcttcagtATGCAGATGCTAATgagataactttttttttatcagagtgAAGCGGGTTTCCATATTTACTCAGTCACTTGAGTTAAATgacttgttttatgttttgctgtttaCTTAATTCAGCCTATTTGAGGAATCCTTCAGTCAAAAATAGATCAATCTACTTGGATGTCAGACCTCTTTATAAGTTTGATGCTGCCCTCTGATGGGGATATATGGAAATGCAACAAAATCTGGAATTTTGCTTAAAGATGGAGCTCTTTGTTTCTTGCCACCAAGAATTAAAGAAGGAACAAAATAGTTCCTCTGATTGGGTGACGTCAAAAATACCTGCTGACACTAAAAACTGTAAGACACAACCAGGAGATTGTGGAATTTAAAACATACAGATACTTTACTGGAGTTTTAATCTCTGCTgtacatttgaatgttttatagGAAATTGTCTCCTCTAAAGTTACCAGAGAGGTaaacattttgaagcatttaaaaactgatatCAATCGTTTTCAGTCAGAAGATTTCCAGTGTGTCGCTTTGGTTATGTGTTAAATGCATTTGGGAACAGATAAGCAGAGTGCAGTgaaattcatttaataaaataaattacaaagttaaataTTACATCTGGAGCATGACAGCAAGGTTATTAGATAATTGGCAGAGATGGGACACAGATATCCAAACCAGACAATGATTATAAGATctacaataataaatatttactaacACTAAAGCTCCAAACAATAGACTTaaagcacaaaagaaaacaacaaaattaacacaaaacacattatCTGTCTTTTGAGTCCCATGAGTCATGAATAATTGAGAGGTTTTTATGTTCCAACTTTGCTTTGGGTTAAGCTGCTTACAGGTGTTAGAACCAGTACAACCAGTAGGTGCAATTAAAAACCAAGAATCCAGAGATCAAGACtggtgagaaaaagaaaagttaaaactttttttttatacaaactaaactaaaagatGGAGCAAATGCTcaaactaacaaaatattttcctctgTTACTACCTTTAAGACAAAAACCAACACATATCACACTGTTTACAGACAATGTCAAATAATTAACATATTTGTATATCAACATGAGTGCAATAATCTGCAATGACAAAAGGTTCTTGAAAAGTTTAcattcttaattaaaaaaaggtaaattagGGCTACTTGTTTGAATATTATTCATGAACTGTATTAAAAAGTTTCACTGCATTCATCAAGATCTTAAggtctaaaataaaaagaaatgtgtacaTATCCTTTTTGTACACACTCAggtcaacattttatttatagttgCTCCTCAGAATGATGCTAAAATCTAACAGGAAGGGTTTGTAGGTAAACAGGGTAATGTCTGGCTGCAGTGCACAATTATCTGGTGTTCACtagagcagtgtttcccaaccatattcctccccatgagaacaatattttttttcaaaaataaaaaactcaaaatgcactgttccaaattattatgcacagcagattttctaaacattttatggattataaagaactgcaaatggtcattctttgaatgtgcagcattaagtggtcacatgtactaaaatcaaaagctatttcaatcaaaaacatcttaacagaccgagttacatgtgaACATAGGagcccttctttgatatcacctgcacaattcttgcatccattgagtttgtggaaagtttctgcctgaatttctttgcaggatgtcagaataccttcccagagctgctgttctgatttgaactgcattccaccctcagatcttctgcttgaggaaactccaaaggttctcaatagggttgaggtcagaggtcagaggaggatggtgaccacaccatgagtttttcccctttaatgctcatagcagccaatgacacagtggtattccttgcagcatgagatggtgcattgtcctgcatgaagatgattttgctacggaAGGTccagctcttctttttgaaccatgaaagaaagtgatcagtcagaaagtccatatactttgctgaggtcattttcacaccttcatggactctgaaggggccgaccaatgattctctccccatgattttggcccaaagcatgactccaccacctccttgctgatgccacagccgtgttgggacgtggtggccatccatcaccaatccactactgcatccatctggaccatccagggttgcacagcagtcatcagtgaacaagtctgtttgaaaattaatcttcatgtacggctgggcccactgcgaccgtttctgcttgtgagctctggttaggggcccaatagtaggttcatgcaccgcaaacctctggaggatcctccaccttgaggttccagaggcactaGCAGCTTCAAATagctgtttgctgctttgtaagggcattttagcATCTGCtgtcttaatccgatgaatttgtctaacagaagcCTTcgtcattatgcctttatctgtacaaacccatctttgttctgaatcagccacaaatctcttcacagtacgataatgcttcagttttccttaaatatctaatgttttcatatcttgtcatacggcactacactatctgatgattttcatcagcagagatcctcTTTCCCAtgttgcttgaaacctgtggcctgcttaataatgtggaacatccttcttacgtagatttcctttaactgagttcaccagacaaactaatcaaccagctctctgaaattaattatagtgattcaaagagccctgacacacaataccatctataaatttaatagcacaacaaaaaaaatatctttatgacacttaaatccaatttgctaAATAATTTGGAATTACAGTGTATATCAGTTCCTCAAGATCCGGACTAGGATTATAAGGGAATTTGATGGATTATCAAAACACTGAGAAGAGAATCTTCTTTAATGGTGAATTAATTTGGTTGGTGGACTAGaatattgctgtttttctttcccacaAACCAGTCAATGTTGCTATTATTTAATTCACTTTGTTCAAATGTGATTGTTAAATTGGTTCTGGCCTTAAATTTAACCTTGCAGTAACACTCAACAGAGAATCACTGAGGAATTGACTGACCAGAATCCAAACCctggaaaaagtttttctgtgaatgTGGTGGAGAAGGTGTGGAGATGGATTAATTTACCAGAGGAGACTTTGTAAAAGGACAGAATGCCAGCAGGATAATTCACAAATACTGCTACTATCTTTGTAATGGAAGAGGGGATGGAAATTTTGCTGTTATTGTGCCACACAGCGTAACCATCTTGACTCGAGCAGTACAAACTCCaggattgattgttttttccaaataagCTGTGTTCATGACTTTCTCCCCTACTGATTCTCTTGTAACTCAGAGAGATATTTACATCTCCACTCCACTGAACTTCCCAGTAACAGCGGTCAGTCAGGCCATCTGCACACAGCACCTCAGGGCAACTTAATCTGTCTGAATGATAAGAATGTGTCTGAATCTTTTCCACACAGGTTACCTTCCTCTTGTTGTGAGATAGTTTAAGAAGTCTATTCATAGTCTCTGTGTTGATTGTGAGTTGATGGGAATCTGATGAAGAGCACAAACAAATTCAGCTGCGTTTATTGCATTGTTTATTGATTGTTTCATGATGGCTCAAATGAACAATGGGCTTGAAAATGGTTTAATGTGTACTGTTTTGCTGtcatgaaacaaattaaaaacacacttacacttTTTCAGATCTGGTGTCAACCACCTTTCTGCAGCAGGCTCCAACCTGAAAGAAGGAAGAGAGTCAGACCATCACTCGTTTTGCACGCAAACACAGACTTTCCAGTCtctgaaaagcaacaaaacaatatttagatgGATAATCTCTGAAGTCCAATCATGACCTCCTGATGGCAAGGTCAAAAAAGCTTTCTCTCTTTGAACGTGGTTGGATTATTCAGTTCCATAAGCAAAGCCTTTCACTGCATGCCATTGCTGCTGAGGTTGGATGCAGTAAGACAGTCATTTTCAGCTTCTTGAAAGATCCTCAGGattacagaacaaaaaaagtcaagttgTAGACCCTAAAACATTTCACCAGTTATGAGCTGGAGGAACCACACTGGACGATCCTTATCCCAAATTAAGCTTGCTACTGGTTCCAACTGCAGTCCCATAACCATCAGATGGCATCTATGAGAgaagagttttaaaaacaaacatcttcaaAGGCCTCATCTCCTTCAACTGCACAAAATTTCCTGTTTGGAGTTTGTAAGAGAGCACCAAACATGGGACACTGAAAGGTGGAAGTTTTATTCTCTGATGAGAAGAAAAATAGCCTTGAAGGTCTTGATGGCTTCCAAAGTTACTGGCATGACAAGGAGATGTTTTATACATGACACAGTGCAGAGGGCACCACCACGATCTGGGGGCTTTTTCCTTACATGGAACAATGGAGGTTGAGGTTGCAGAGGCATCAAATTGCAGCTGACTATGTGGAGATGATGCAGGGGCATCGCTCATGACTGAAGGTCATCTTATGTGAGGTAATTATTGGGTTTGTCAACTGGAAATTCTGCAGTTCACAACGCCTGCCTGACACAGGAATTCTTCCACAGAATTCTCTCTGGAATTCTCTGGAATTCTGTGTTTCCGTGGTGGTTAAATGCACCACGGAAACACACTTTTAGATCAGTGTGTTCCTCTGATCTAAATCCAATCAAGAATATTTGGGGCTGGATGGCACAGAACGTTTACAAAAATCTTCCAGACAGGTACACAAAGCCATTTTCACCACTTGGAGCAACATTCCCTCCAGCACACGGGTGGGCAATCCAGGTCCTtgagggccagtgtcctgcaaacCTTAGACGTCTCCCTCGTCCAACACACTTCAGTGCAATAGTTGAATCACCTcttaagtgcagtcaagttctccagagtcctgctaacagcctcattatttgactcaggtgtgttgaagtagggacacatctaaaggttgcaggtcACTGGCCCTCGAGGCCCTAACCACATGGAAACACTACCATCAAGAATGCTGAAACAAATTTTTGAAAAGAATTAACAATATGAAACTGTTATTTCTATTTTAGGgggatttgattttttttttttttagatatatgaATTTTTTGATCTGCTGATGAACAGTCTATTTCAGTTTAATGGTTGTTTGCAATACGTACAAGTGACACTGGTGTCCTGTATAAAGCAAGGAATGGTGAAGTGCCTTCTGTGAGATATATCTGCAGCAAGATTGCTCatacctgagagtttccagtgTACTACTTTTACATGTTGACAGAATCTTCACTCCTGAGGGTTTGGGATGATTGTAGGCCAGGTCCAACACTTTGAGATGAGAGGGGTTAGTACTCAGAGCTAAGGCAAGAGAAGCACAGCCATCATCTGTGATCAGGCAACCTGAAAGTCTGCAAGCACACAAAAGAATACACAAGGACTGATAAGGTTATACTAAACTCAACAATTCAATTAACAGAtactattttaattaaatacgTGAGGGAAGattattagataaaaaaaaattctgagaacAATAAATAGATAATTTTTGGATCACCAGTTTAACAGATGGATTTGGTTTTGGACTATGTAATTTCCctcttttgaatatttctgcaCTTCGTCGACATTGCGAAAAAATGTTACATCTAATAACccagatacattttatttttttaaaacttaatattttaaacagatattCAGCTAGACATGgtcattttcaataaatctgaaatgcGTCTCGATTAGTCTTATtcatcagattaaaagtacttttgcaaccaataacctttaagcaggtattaaacatacttttcatcaatatttaaattatctttaaaagtgtttttattggtctgatgtaatattctaatcttaaatgttgtgttttcattagcttcAGGAAATTATCAGGTTAAGAGAAATAAAGGTGTTAAAACCTAAGTCTTTGTCTAATTAGCCAACATAATGTGTTACACTAGGGGATGGAGTTACTAAAACAATTTCAATAGCATTATAATTTATAGAATGGGTTTCTAGCttgacaaaaattaaaagttcGATAAAGGTTCTGAGTCAAACCTGAGAACTTCCAgtttgcagtttggactcttcaggcCGTCTGACAGATGTTTTACTCCTGAATCATACAGGTTGTTGTCactcaggtccaactctttcaaAGAACAGGACTGAGAGCTGAGCACtaaggacagagcttcacagcttctttCTGAAaggttacagccactcagtctgaaatagaaaaacaaacacaataaacacaaaatgtttaacttgatttttatttttaaatgtgaccttTGGACAACtgtatttttcttgcaaaaGATCTTTAATCTTTTGACTTCTAGAACCTTTCTTAAAGAAGCagtatgtaaatgtttttgtttttttacatgtttgataaaactgtcactatgttgtgacagtacaATATGAGACAATTGGTGAATTTCTCTCTATGGACCTGCTGTCATCTGCACAAATTCATTActctgtcaaaaacaaccaatcagaggaaggaggagagTCTTAATATTGGTACATATTTGAGATTGGGTTTTCTTAGCTTAGAAGAACTGGAAGGTGTTGGATGCAGAggtgtgaagcactttgtacAGCACCCTGGGACTCTAGAATAGTCCAAACATGTCCTATGAAATAATGAGACACACCTCTCTGTCTGGCAATCCAAGGAAAGTCTTCTGCAAGGAGAACAACTTTGGTGTGAAGGATTATGGATTTGGTGTCATTATCCTCAGGTGTTTGGGTTTCATCTGTGTTTGTACTTTGAGCATTTCCATATTTGGAGGTTCAActtatttctttctatttaaGTGGATTCCTTCATATTTAGTTTCTCcgttatttttttgcatttcctttgaTTAGAGTTTCACTAATCTCGACttgaaagaaaacctttaaattgAATTAGGACAGCTATATCAAATTCTATTGTCAAGGACTGGTGTCCTGGCCCAATACACCTGAGTCAAATCCTCTGCATGCAGCCAATTCTGTAAAGTCACACTAATTATCTAAAAATTTGGAtcaggtgtgtttttaaaatagatgcatctaaaagttgcataaTACCAGTCTTCAAGGactgttttttatgtattgtgTATGGAAAGGATGGCATTTTGTGCTGAACTGAAGGTTAATTTAGACTAACTCATAAAATGTAACTGGCTATTTAAAGTTCATAAGATTATTCAGAGATTGCTGGTCAAAATCAAttatatgtttgtgtttcaggctttattaaaaattaaaactctgaCTTACTGATCCAGCAGAACttagtttttttggtttgttttttgttgtctttttgtagAGCATCATTAAAGTATCAATATGTTAGTTTTAAAAgtacaacaacatttatttatgtatatgtTAAAACTGTCAACCTGTTAGGATGGTATGAGACAGAGAAACTGTGAAAAGATTAAGCTCCTCCACcttccctgagctactattgctgcCTGAAGCATGCACATTCATTGGGCCTGGTCAAAAACAATCAAGCCAGGAGGAATGTTTTAGAGCTGTTAATCAACCTCATAtatgtgctgctaaatgtgctaatagcagaggaaaaccgtttatccacTGCCATTGATATCagtaactagcctgagcatttaTGTCAGACTCTTCTGTCAGAAAAAAGCTGTAGCGTAGCAGATCGAGGGGGAGGGTGTGCACACAAGAGCGATTGGTGGTGCTATTAACTAAAACTATGTAATTAGCACACAGTTACAATAATACAAAGAATTCTGCAATTCATATTGTACTGTACAtcacttttaatatttacttaaatgagaaaagaaatctaaatcaactaaaaataaaattttccctGCTGGTGATTTGAATTTGACTGTGGGGATACTTACAAAGCCTTGCTGGAAGCTTTGACCACAGGCAGCAGCCTCAGAAGAGCATCTTCTGAAGCTgagtatttcttcaggtcaaactCATCCAAATATTTGCCTGATGACAATAAGAGGAAAACCAGAGCAGACCACTGAGCATTGGTGAGTTTATCTGTTGTGAGACTTCCTGAACTCAAGGACTGTTGGATCTCCTTCACCAGAGAAAGATCATTTAGTTCGttcagacagtggaacagattgatACTTTGTTCTGCTGACAAATTGTCATTGATCTTCTTCTTGATGTACAAGGGAGTTTCATGATTAATAGGTATGTTCATGACTGGGTTCTGTGACAGAAGGGTTTCGAGGAAAACTTGACTGGTTTCCAGTGAAAGACCCAGAAGGAAGCGAAGGAACAAATCTAGATGTCCATTCGAACTCTGTAGGGCTTTGTCAATAGCACATTCATGGagatattttggtttttgtttcatagCTATAGAAAACttcttaaaagttttttgtttattatccATCAGGTTGACACCAGAGTTGATGAAGGtcagatgaacatgaagagcagccagaaactcctgaatgGTCAGATGGACAAAGCAGAAAACCTTGTCCTGGTGTGGTCCTTTGTCTTCTATAAATATCTGTGTGAAGACTCCTGAGTACACTGAGGCTGATCTGATATCTATGCCACACTCTTTCAGGTCTGACTcgtagaagatcaggtttcctttctgcagctgatcaaaagccagttttccgagagacttgattatttttctgctctctgaactccagtgtggatctgtCACAACTCCTCCATCAAACTTGACTTTCTTAACCTTGGTCTGAACTACCAAAAAGTGaatgtacatctcagtcagggtTCTGGGTAGCTCTCCTCCCTCTTGGGTCTTCAACACATCGtccagaactgtagcagtgatccagcagaagactgggatgtggcacatgatgtggaggGTCCGTAATGTCTTAATGTAGGAGATGATATTGCTggctttctcctcctctcctctgaaCCTCTTCTTGAAATACTCCTCTTTCTGTGGGTCAGTAAACCCTCTAACCTCTGTCATCATGTCAACACACTCAGCAGGAATCTgactggctgctgcaggtcttgTAGTTATCCAGAGGCGGGCTGAAGGAAGCAGTTTCCCCCTGATaaggtttgtcagcagaacatcCACTGAGGCAGGCTGTgtaacatcagtcaggatctcATTGCTGTGGAAGTCCAAATGAAATCGACTCTCATCCAGGCCATCAAAGATGAATGCCACCTTGAACTGCTCGAACTGACGGATTCTTTTGGTTTCAGCAAAGAATTGATGAACAAGTTCCACCAAACTGAAGTTTCTATCCttcagcacattcagctctctgaaagtgaatggaaatatgaactcAACatcatggttgttttttttttcagcccagtccagaatGAACTTTTGAGTTAagactgttttcccaatgccagccactccctgTGTCATCACTGTCTTGATTGGTTCATCTCTTACAGGCAGAGGCTTAAAGATGTCTTCAagtttgattgttgtttctGGGCTCTCTGGTTTCCTGGATGCTGcttcaatctgtctgacctctCCAGTTTCTCCttctgtgatgtagagctccGTGTAGATCTGATTAAGAGGAGTTTGGTTTCCTGCTTTAGGAATTCCCTCAAACAGAcactggaacttcttcttcagagacGATTTCAGTTGACGTTTACAAAGTACTTTTAACAGTTCTGAATggaatgacaagaaaaacattagTAATGGAAATATCATACATTATACAGAAGATATAATGTATATACTATGTTATAATGTGCATACATTatgacataatttttttatacattatgtgtgtgtatgtgtatattAAATACGTACACACATGTGTATAcccatacatacatatatatgtaatatGGTAAGAGATTGTACCGCAATCTTAAGAGACTGCTGTACAATCTCTTAAGACATAATTTCTAAGTACTGCAATGAACCTACACTGGCCTGCTTTTATGATTTTTCGAGACAATTCATGCCCAATCTAATTTGTCTTTCTCAGCTTCTCAGAAGGAATAGAATTTTTCAGACTTAGAAATTATAGTTGTGAGAATCACACTTCACATGTTGATTATTTAATAAGTATGTTTCTCTATGGGTGACACAGACAACTCATAGGATTGACACGTCTGTGATTGTTTGCAACTATTAAGACTCCAGTGACTCCTTTACTGTCATTGTCCAAGCTGT
It encodes the following:
- the LOC111612221 gene encoding stonustoxin subunit beta-like, which produces LPSFRLEPAAERWLTPDLKKYSHQLTINTETMNRLLKLSHNKRKVTCVEKIQTHSYHSDRLSCPEVLCADGLTDRCYWEVQWSGDVNISLSYKRISRGESHEHSLFGKNNQSWSLYCSSQDGYAVWHNNSKISIPSSITKIVAVFVNYPAGILSFYKVSSGKLIHLHTFSTTFTEKLFPGFGFWSVNSSVILC
- the LOC102234142 gene encoding NACHT, LRR and PYD domains-containing protein 14-like; the encoded protein is MKAYTLKLVDLQLFSSFSPGFNLFLYNQTFLNPLCILFQLLESHVVKFVKNELKKIQEVLRHDHPKLFGSQFEDEELLGHTDEEQKRKSREAIMRITLKFLRGLKQIELADRLENKLLKVLCKRQLKSSLKKKFQCLFEGIPKAGNQTPLNQIYTELYITEGETGEVRQIEAASRKPESPETTIKLEDIFKPLPVRDEPIKTVMTQGVAGIGKTVLTQKFILDWAEKKNNHDVEFIFPFTFRELNVLKDRNFSLVELVHQFFAETKRIRQFEQFKVAFIFDGLDESRFHLDFHSNEILTDVTQPASVDVLLTNLIRGKLLPSARLWITTRPAAASQIPAECVDMMTEVRGFTDPQKEEYFKKRFRGEEEKASNIISYIKTLRTLHIMCHIPVFCWITATVLDDVLKTQEGGELPRTLTEMYIHFLVVQTKVKKVKFDGGVVTDPHWSSESRKIIKSLGKLAFDQLQKGNLIFYESDLKECGIDIRSASVYSGVFTQIFIEDKGPHQDKVFCFVHLTIQEFLAALHVHLTFINSGVNLMDNKQKTFKKFSIAMKQKPKYLHECAIDKALQSSNGHLDLFLRFLLGLSLETSQVFLETLLSQNPVMNIPINHETPLYIKKKINDNLSAEQSINLFHCLNELNDLSLVKEIQQSLSSGSLTTDKLTNAQWSALVFLLLSSGKYLDEFDLKKYSASEDALLRLLPVVKASSKALLSGCNLSERSCEALSLVLSSQSCSLKELDLSDNNLYDSGVKHLSDGLKSPNCKLEVLRLSGCLITDDGCASLALALSTNPSHLKVLDLAYNHPKPSGVKILSTCKSSTLETLSPKYS